One Caldibacillus debilis DSM 16016 genomic window carries:
- a CDS encoding YtzH-like family protein: MPLDHIHQMQLLKDLLEDHYSDAAGTVAEYEQIERTVKSLLADGSIDESFKAVLMDVYEYGQKGKNTNRPESHIQNHRERLAEWIGLLGQISE; the protein is encoded by the coding sequence ATGCCGCTCGACCACATCCATCAGATGCAATTGTTGAAGGACCTTTTGGAAGATCATTATTCGGATGCCGCCGGCACGGTGGCGGAATACGAACAGATCGAACGGACCGTGAAATCCCTCTTGGCCGACGGCAGCATCGACGAAAGTTTCAAAGCCGTTTTAATGGACGTTTACGAATACGGCCAAAAGGGGAAGAATACGAACCGGCCGGAATCCCATATCCAGAATCATCGGGAACGGCTTGCCGAATGGATCGGCCTGCTCGGACAAATTTCGGAGTAA
- the trmB gene encoding tRNA (guanosine(46)-N7)-methyltransferase TrmB — MRLRNKPWAKEKILQHPQQVIPEPEKYAGKWRELFQNENPIHLEIGTGKGKFITEMGKKFPEINFIGIEAYDSVIVTALDRLLESGLENVKLIRMNARMLTEIFGAGEVERIYLNFSDPWPKRRHEKRRLTHKNFLQMYERILVPNGEIHLKTDNQQFFEYSLVSFSQYGFVLKEVSLDLHQSEFQKENIMTEYEEKFSQKGNKIFRCAVYLPEKA, encoded by the coding sequence ATGCGTCTCAGAAACAAACCATGGGCAAAGGAAAAAATTCTCCAGCATCCCCAACAGGTCATTCCCGAACCGGAAAAATATGCGGGAAAATGGCGGGAACTGTTTCAAAACGAAAACCCGATCCATCTTGAGATCGGAACGGGAAAGGGAAAGTTCATTACCGAGATGGGGAAAAAATTTCCCGAAATCAACTTCATCGGGATCGAAGCCTATGATTCGGTCATCGTAACCGCCCTGGACCGGCTTTTGGAATCGGGGCTGGAAAACGTCAAATTGATCCGCATGAACGCAAGGATGCTGACGGAAATCTTCGGAGCGGGGGAAGTGGAGCGGATCTATTTGAATTTTTCCGATCCGTGGCCGAAACGAAGGCATGAAAAAAGGCGCCTGACCCATAAAAATTTTTTGCAAATGTACGAACGGATTCTCGTCCCCAACGGGGAAATCCATTTGAAAACCGATAACCAGCAGTTTTTCGAATACTCCCTCGTCAGCTTTTCCCAATACGGATTCGTTTTGAAAGAGGTGAGTCTCGATCTTCATCAGTCCGAATTCCAAAAGGAAAATATCATGACCGAATATGAAGAAAAGTTTTCCCAAAAGGGAAACAAAATTTTCCGCTGCGCCGTTTATTTGCCCGAAAAAGCGTAA
- a CDS encoding YtnP family quorum-quenching lactonase: MESLKIGKITLTWLNGGVTHLDGGAMFGVVPKALWSKKYAVNEKNQIELRTDPILVQTAGRNFLIEAGIGNGKLTEKQKRNYGVTEESKVEESLRSLGLTVEDIDGIIMTHLHFDHACGLTRREGDEFVPVFPNAKIYCTEKEWAEMRNPNIRSRNTYWEINWKGITDRVVTFSDEVEIYPGIRMIHTGGHSDGHAIVLIESEGETAIHLADLLPTHAHQNVLWVMAYDDYPIDSIRQKQKWIPYGVEKNAWFLFYHDAVYRALKWDKDGSITESLNRIRTS; the protein is encoded by the coding sequence ATGGAATCGCTGAAAATCGGAAAAATCACGTTGACATGGTTAAACGGGGGAGTCACCCATCTGGACGGCGGGGCGATGTTCGGCGTCGTTCCGAAGGCGCTATGGTCCAAAAAATACGCGGTAAACGAAAAGAATCAGATCGAACTGCGGACCGACCCGATCCTTGTCCAAACCGCCGGCCGGAATTTTCTGATCGAAGCCGGCATCGGCAACGGCAAATTGACGGAAAAGCAAAAGCGTAACTACGGGGTGACGGAAGAATCCAAGGTCGAAGAGTCCCTGCGTTCCCTCGGGCTGACTGTGGAAGACATCGACGGGATTATCATGACCCATCTGCATTTTGACCATGCTTGCGGGCTTACAAGGCGGGAGGGGGATGAGTTTGTCCCCGTTTTTCCGAACGCGAAGATCTACTGCACGGAAAAGGAATGGGCGGAGATGAGAAATCCGAATATCCGCTCGAGGAATACATATTGGGAAATAAATTGGAAGGGGATCACGGACCGGGTCGTCACCTTTTCCGACGAGGTGGAAATTTATCCGGGGATCCGGATGATCCATACCGGCGGACACAGCGACGGGCATGCGATCGTCCTCATCGAATCGGAAGGGGAGACGGCGATCCATTTGGCGGATCTGTTGCCCACCCACGCCCATCAGAACGTTCTCTGGGTGATGGCCTATGACGATTATCCGATCGATTCGATCCGCCAGAAACAAAAATGGATTCCCTACGGGGTGGAGAAAAATGCCTGGTTCCTCTTCTACCACGACGCCGTGTACCGGGCGCTGAAGTGGGACAAGGACGGAAGCATCACCGAAAGCCTGAACCGGATCCGGACGTCTTGA
- a CDS encoding PepSY domain-containing protein produces MKWRHFFLGAGAGFAAAYLWKIRSGKTLIGAEKALRKAKAALQKDGKITGSWIVSIPEVLASETENAAVYRGGITQIRGGKPVTYEFLADAKTGDLLKLEEIDP; encoded by the coding sequence TTGAAATGGAGACATTTTTTCCTCGGCGCCGGGGCCGGTTTCGCAGCGGCTTATCTTTGGAAAATCCGTTCCGGCAAAACCTTGATCGGCGCCGAAAAGGCATTGCGCAAGGCGAAAGCCGCTTTGCAAAAGGACGGGAAAATCACCGGTTCCTGGATCGTTTCCATCCCGGAAGTTTTGGCAAGCGAAACGGAAAATGCCGCCGTCTACCGGGGAGGAATCACCCAAATCCGCGGCGGCAAACCGGTCACCTATGAATTTTTGGCGGATGCGAAAACGGGGGACCTTTTGAAACTGGAGGAAATCGACCCGTAA
- a CDS encoding M42 family metallopeptidase, with protein MNQKTLDLFKTLTELPGAPGFEHQVRKFMKEQLAKYADEVIQDRLGSIFGVKRGKEGGPVVMAAGHMDEVGFMVTSITDNGMIRFQPLGGWWNQVLLAQRVEIITDNGPVPGVIGSIPPHLLDEEKRKKPMEIKNMLIDIGADDREDAEKIGVKPGQQIVPVCPFTPLANRKKIMAKAWDNRFGCGLAIELLKELKDESLPNTLYAGATVQEEVGLRGAQTAASMIRPDIFFALEASPANDMTGDKQEFGRLGKGALIRIYDRTMVSHQGMLEYVLDTAETHRIPYQYFASQGGTDAGRVHTANEGVPSAVVGIPARYIHTSAAIIHTDDYAAAKELLIRLVKGCDRTVWETIRKKG; from the coding sequence ATGAATCAGAAAACGCTTGATTTGTTTAAGACCTTGACGGAACTGCCGGGTGCGCCCGGCTTTGAACACCAGGTCAGGAAGTTTATGAAAGAACAATTGGCCAAATACGCCGACGAGGTGATCCAGGACCGTTTGGGCAGCATTTTTGGCGTGAAACGGGGCAAAGAAGGCGGACCGGTCGTCATGGCTGCCGGACATATGGACGAGGTCGGCTTTATGGTTACGTCCATCACCGACAACGGCATGATCCGTTTTCAGCCCCTCGGCGGCTGGTGGAATCAGGTACTGTTGGCCCAGCGGGTGGAAATTATCACCGACAACGGGCCGGTTCCGGGCGTGATCGGTTCCATCCCTCCCCATCTCCTGGACGAGGAAAAGCGGAAAAAGCCGATGGAAATTAAGAACATGCTGATCGACATCGGCGCCGACGACAGGGAGGACGCGGAAAAAATCGGCGTCAAGCCCGGGCAGCAGATCGTTCCCGTTTGTCCCTTCACTCCCCTCGCCAACCGGAAAAAGATTATGGCGAAGGCCTGGGACAACCGTTTCGGCTGCGGCTTGGCGATCGAATTGCTGAAGGAGCTGAAAGACGAATCCCTCCCCAACACGTTGTACGCCGGGGCGACCGTGCAGGAGGAAGTCGGTTTAAGGGGGGCCCAAACGGCGGCTTCCATGATCCGGCCCGACATCTTTTTCGCCCTCGAAGCCAGCCCCGCCAATGACATGACCGGGGACAAACAGGAATTTGGCCGCCTGGGAAAAGGGGCGTTGATCCGCATCTACGACCGGACGATGGTCTCCCATCAAGGCATGCTGGAATATGTGCTGGATACCGCCGAAACCCATCGGATCCCCTATCAATATTTCGCTTCCCAAGGTGGCACCGATGCGGGACGGGTCCATACCGCCAATGAAGGGGTCCCGAGCGCCGTCGTCGGCATTCCGGCCCGCTATATCCACACTTCCGCCGCCATCATCCATACGGACGATTACGCGGCGGCGAAGGAATTGTTGATCCGTCTGGTGAAGGGATGCGACCGCACCGTATGGGAAACGATAAGAAAGAAAGGATGA
- a CDS encoding DUF1444 domain-containing protein — MKMTVEKLKKLLTERLEKEGRNIAYNREKDLLRVENAESGKGVTLSLGPVLAKWERNREKAIDEIVFYVEEALRAMETEVKITGNERKIFPVIRSTSFPKTAGGKPLVYDEHTAETRIFYSLDMGSSYRLIDEGMLADEGLDAGRIKEMARFNLRSLDHPVKKDSVSGNDFYFVNTNDGYDASRILNESFLKEMEKKIKGEMVLSVPHQDVLIISDIQNSTGYDVLAHMTMHFYTSGRVPITPLSFYLKDGELEPIFIMAKNKPGRKE; from the coding sequence ATGAAAATGACGGTAGAAAAATTGAAAAAATTGCTGACGGAAAGGCTGGAAAAAGAAGGCCGAAACATCGCTTACAACCGGGAAAAGGATCTGCTGCGCGTGGAAAACGCGGAGAGCGGAAAGGGCGTCACCCTTTCCCTCGGCCCCGTCCTGGCCAAATGGGAAAGGAATCGGGAAAAAGCGATCGACGAAATCGTTTTTTACGTGGAAGAAGCCTTAAGGGCGATGGAAACCGAGGTGAAGATCACCGGCAACGAAAGGAAGATCTTTCCCGTCATCCGTTCCACCTCCTTTCCGAAAACGGCCGGCGGGAAACCCCTTGTGTACGACGAGCATACGGCCGAGACCCGGATCTTCTATTCCCTGGATATGGGAAGCAGCTACCGCCTGATCGACGAAGGGATGCTGGCCGACGAAGGGCTGGACGCCGGCCGAATCAAGGAAATGGCCCGATTTAATTTGCGCTCCTTGGATCATCCGGTGAAAAAGGATTCCGTATCCGGCAACGACTTTTATTTTGTCAATACGAATGACGGGTACGATGCCAGCCGGATTTTAAATGAATCCTTTTTGAAGGAGATGGAAAAGAAAATCAAAGGGGAGATGGTCCTTTCCGTTCCCCATCAGGATGTTTTGATCATTTCCGACATACAAAACAGCACGGGGTACGATGTGCTGGCCCATATGACGATGCATTTCTACACTTCGGGCCGGGTGCCGATTACCCCCCTTTCCTTTTACCTGAAAGACGGCGAGCTGGAGCCGATCTTCATCATGGCAAAAAACAAACCCGGAAGAAAGGAGTAA
- the ytpR gene encoding YtpR family tRNA-binding protein: MIAFYNPEGVGDILLITLEPFEKQNVRIEKKGDVVRIFDEKTRKTVGYNIFQASRHFSLKAERGRAAVDGEMIDAVNRLLRENGFEEISADLSPKFVVGLVKEKKKHPNADKLSVCQVDVGGEVLQIVCGAPNVEAGQKVVVAKVGAVMPSGMVIKEAELRGVKSMGMICSARELELPNAPQEKGILVLDDAYRVGEPFEFPGQ, encoded by the coding sequence ATGATCGCCTTTTATAATCCGGAAGGTGTGGGAGATATTTTGCTGATCACTTTGGAACCCTTCGAAAAACAAAACGTCCGAATTGAAAAAAAGGGAGATGTCGTCCGCATTTTTGACGAAAAGACGCGAAAGACGGTCGGGTACAATATTTTTCAAGCGTCCCGGCATTTTTCCCTGAAGGCGGAAAGGGGCCGGGCTGCCGTCGACGGGGAAATGATCGATGCGGTCAACCGGCTTTTGCGGGAAAACGGGTTTGAGGAAATATCCGCCGATCTTTCCCCCAAATTCGTCGTCGGTTTGGTGAAAGAGAAAAAGAAACATCCGAACGCGGATAAACTGAGCGTTTGCCAAGTGGATGTCGGCGGGGAAGTTTTACAGATCGTCTGCGGCGCCCCGAATGTGGAGGCGGGGCAAAAGGTCGTCGTGGCCAAAGTCGGGGCCGTCATGCCGAGCGGGATGGTGATCAAAGAGGCGGAACTGAGGGGTGTCAAGTCGATGGGGATGATTTGTTCGGCGCGGGAATTGGAATTGCCAAACGCCCCGCAGGAAAAGGGCATCCTCGTGCTGGATGATGCCTACCGGGTAGGCGAACCCTTCGAATTTCCAGGCCAGTAG
- a CDS encoding VOC family protein gives MDRNLLDTNVVAQIGVVVKDIEKTSQAIADFFGMDKPEIIMTPSREKAKTVFRGKPTEARAKLAFFQLGNLQLELIEPDREPSTWKEFLDERGEGVHHLAFRITGMKEKIERLNKNGIPLIQSGEYPGGRYAYLDAGDVLRMIIELVEND, from the coding sequence ATGGATCGGAATTTGCTGGATACGAACGTAGTCGCGCAGATCGGGGTGGTGGTCAAAGACATCGAAAAAACGTCGCAAGCCATTGCCGATTTTTTCGGAATGGACAAACCCGAAATCATCATGACCCCTTCCCGGGAGAAGGCGAAGACGGTCTTCAGGGGAAAACCGACGGAGGCGCGGGCGAAACTGGCATTTTTTCAATTGGGAAACCTTCAGCTGGAATTGATCGAACCGGATCGCGAACCGAGCACATGGAAGGAATTTTTGGATGAGCGCGGGGAAGGGGTTCATCATCTGGCCTTCCGAATCACGGGCATGAAGGAAAAAATCGAACGGTTGAACAAGAACGGCATTCCCTTGATCCAGTCCGGGGAATATCCCGGGGGGCGTTATGCCTATCTGGATGCCGGCGATGTTTTGCGGATGATCATCGAATTGGTGGAAAATGACTGA
- a CDS encoding SDR family oxidoreductase — MKIFITGANRGLALALAKTALERGHEVFAGARSLDPKKLSQLKDLQNRFGAKLIPVEIDVSDESGVIRAFQQVKRHTERLDAVINNAGILMGRERSIADTDLDECMDTMNVNAFGPLRVIKHFLPLLKKGDNPTVINVSSDAGSISSAYGGDYAYGLSKAALNMLTAKAKKELKASGIRVFSVHPGWMRTDMGGPSAEIDPEIPAAGICKMIEFSDFPEQDLILVDYEGKPMDI, encoded by the coding sequence ATGAAGATCTTTATCACCGGTGCCAATCGCGGACTGGCGCTGGCTTTGGCGAAAACAGCCCTGGAAAGGGGTCACGAGGTTTTTGCTGGGGCAAGATCGCTCGATCCGAAAAAACTTTCACAGTTGAAAGATCTCCAAAACCGCTTCGGAGCCAAGCTGATCCCGGTGGAAATCGATGTTTCCGACGAATCTGGCGTCATCCGCGCTTTTCAACAGGTGAAACGGCATACGGAACGGCTGGATGCGGTGATCAACAATGCCGGGATTTTGATGGGAAGGGAACGTTCGATTGCGGATACGGATCTCGACGAATGCATGGATACGATGAATGTCAACGCCTTCGGACCTTTGCGGGTGATCAAGCATTTTCTCCCCCTCCTGAAAAAAGGAGACAATCCGACCGTCATCAATGTTTCCTCCGACGCGGGAAGCATTAGCAGCGCATATGGCGGGGATTATGCCTACGGCCTTTCGAAAGCAGCTTTAAACATGCTGACGGCAAAGGCAAAAAAGGAGTTGAAGGCAAGTGGGATCCGCGTATTTTCCGTTCACCCCGGATGGATGCGCACGGACATGGGCGGGCCGTCTGCTGAAATCGACCCGGAAATCCCTGCGGCGGGCATTTGCAAAATGATTGAATTCTCCGATTTTCCGGAACAGGATCTCATTCTTGTGGATTATGAAGGAAAACCGATGGATATTTAG
- a CDS encoding acetylxylan esterase, protein MHVDMPLEELKTYTGKSPKPDDFDEYWQRAMDELERQSFDYELVPASCQYPNAECFDLFFTGVGGAKIHCKLAKPKSGKKAGPGLVLFHGYSSGSGDWFDKAAFAAFGFTVIALDCRGQGGLSQDNLTVAGNTLRGHIIRGLDDPNPDKLYYRNVFLDTVQAARILMSMEEVDENRIGAFGVSQGGALATVCAALEPRIKELVAVYPFLSDYRRVWEMDIANSAYEELAYYFRQFDPNHEKHEEIFRRLGYIDIQNFADRIRANVLWVTGLKDTVCPPSTQFAAYNKIRAKKEMLLYPEYGHEYLLGLQDKAMERFLRL, encoded by the coding sequence ATGCATGTGGACATGCCTTTGGAGGAGCTGAAAACGTACACGGGAAAAAGCCCGAAACCGGACGACTTCGATGAATATTGGCAAAGGGCGATGGATGAGCTGGAACGGCAGTCCTTTGATTATGAATTGGTCCCCGCATCGTGCCAATATCCGAATGCGGAATGCTTCGATCTCTTTTTTACCGGCGTGGGCGGCGCAAAAATCCATTGCAAGCTGGCAAAGCCGAAATCCGGGAAAAAGGCGGGGCCGGGACTCGTCCTGTTTCATGGCTATTCCAGCGGAAGCGGCGATTGGTTTGACAAGGCGGCTTTCGCCGCATTCGGTTTTACTGTCATCGCCCTCGACTGCCGCGGCCAGGGCGGGTTGTCCCAAGACAATTTGACGGTTGCGGGAAATACGTTAAGGGGACATATCATCCGCGGGCTGGACGATCCGAATCCGGACAAGCTCTATTACCGGAACGTGTTCCTCGACACTGTGCAGGCGGCCCGGATTTTGATGTCCATGGAGGAAGTGGATGAGAACCGGATCGGCGCCTTCGGGGTTTCCCAGGGAGGGGCGCTGGCGACGGTGTGTGCCGCCCTTGAACCGCGGATCAAAGAACTGGTGGCCGTCTATCCCTTTTTATCGGACTATCGAAGGGTTTGGGAAATGGATATCGCCAATTCCGCCTACGAAGAGCTGGCCTATTATTTCCGGCAATTCGACCCGAATCATGAAAAGCACGAGGAGATTTTCCGCCGTCTCGGCTATATTGATATTCAAAATTTCGCCGACCGGATTCGAGCGAACGTCCTGTGGGTGACCGGCTTGAAGGATACCGTTTGTCCGCCCTCCACCCAATTTGCCGCCTACAATAAAATCCGGGCAAAGAAAGAAATGCTTTTGTACCCTGAATACGGCCACGAATATTTGCTCGGGCTCCAGGATAAGGCGATGGAAAGGTTTTTGAGACTATAG
- a CDS encoding alpha-galactosidase: MPVFVDEKTSLFHLQAKNMSYIFRIMNGYPVHGYWGKKLNHQRGLAHLFKPYAKDFLDRLPQEYPQYGSGDHRNPAYQIRLEEDGSRISELVYKNHRIVKGKPKLAGLPAVYTETDKEAETLEVVLTDPYSGLEAILSYTVFKDFDCLARSVRFTNKGKQTIRLLRALSASVDFPHNRFDVLYLSGAWSREAHIQRRPIGPGITAIESRRGASGHQLNPFMALLSPNADEDQGEVYGFSFVYSGNFLIAAEVDQFFTTRVSVGINPFDFSWKLAPGESFQTPETVMVYSSRGIGEMSRTFHRLYRTRLARGVYRDKERPILVNNWEATYFNFNEKKLLEIAKAAAELGIELFVLDDGWFGKRDDATTSLGDWQEDRRKLPHGLAGLAKRVNDLGLKFGLWVEPEMVSPESELYKKHPDWCLHVKGRRRTLARNQLILDLSRQDVREYIIETFSGIFSRVPVSFVKWDMNRNMTEIGSEKWPADRQMEIAHRYILGLYEILERLTSAFPHILFENCSSGGGRFDPGMLYYMPQTWTSDNTDAVERLKIQYGTSLVYPISAIGSHVSAVPNHQVGRVTPLATRGHVAMSGNFGYELDLTKLNEKEKKLVKEQVARYKQIRRLVQQGDFYRLLSPFEGNETAWMFVSEDKKEAVVFYFRVLSEPHPPRKRLLLKGLDPDRVYRLGEKAEYFAGDQLMGAGIPLRLPREDFTSLLFKLSAAT, from the coding sequence GTGCCGGTTTTTGTAGATGAAAAAACCTCCTTGTTTCACTTGCAGGCGAAAAACATGAGCTACATTTTCCGAATCATGAACGGATATCCCGTTCACGGGTACTGGGGGAAAAAATTGAACCACCAGCGCGGGCTTGCCCATTTATTTAAACCCTATGCAAAGGATTTTCTCGACCGGCTCCCGCAGGAATATCCTCAATACGGATCAGGGGATCACCGGAACCCCGCCTATCAAATCCGGCTGGAAGAAGACGGAAGCCGCATCAGCGAACTGGTTTATAAAAATCACCGCATCGTAAAAGGGAAACCCAAACTGGCCGGGCTTCCGGCGGTTTACACGGAAACGGACAAGGAAGCGGAGACCTTGGAAGTCGTTTTAACCGATCCATATTCCGGACTGGAAGCGATCCTCTCCTACACCGTATTTAAAGATTTCGATTGTCTGGCCCGCTCGGTCCGTTTCACGAACAAAGGGAAACAAACGATCCGCCTCCTTCGGGCGCTAAGCGCCTCCGTCGATTTTCCCCATAACCGTTTTGATGTCCTTTATCTTTCCGGGGCATGGAGCAGGGAAGCCCATATCCAGAGAAGGCCGATCGGCCCGGGAATCACCGCCATCGAAAGCCGGCGCGGCGCCAGCGGCCACCAGCTGAATCCATTCATGGCGCTTCTTTCCCCGAATGCGGACGAGGATCAGGGGGAAGTGTACGGGTTCAGTTTCGTTTACAGCGGGAATTTTCTGATCGCGGCGGAGGTGGACCAATTTTTCACGACGAGGGTATCGGTCGGCATCAATCCCTTTGATTTCTCCTGGAAGCTTGCTCCCGGGGAATCCTTCCAAACCCCGGAAACGGTCATGGTTTACTCCTCCCGGGGGATCGGGGAGATGTCGCGGACCTTTCACCGGTTGTACCGGACCCGGTTGGCGCGGGGGGTTTACCGGGACAAAGAACGGCCGATTTTGGTGAACAATTGGGAGGCCACTTATTTCAACTTCAATGAAAAAAAGCTCCTGGAAATCGCCAAAGCCGCAGCCGAACTCGGGATCGAATTGTTCGTCTTGGATGACGGCTGGTTCGGGAAACGGGACGATGCCACCACTTCCCTCGGGGATTGGCAGGAAGACCGGCGAAAGCTGCCCCACGGCCTGGCAGGCTTGGCCAAACGGGTGAACGATCTCGGTTTGAAATTCGGGCTTTGGGTGGAACCGGAAATGGTATCCCCGGAAAGCGAGCTGTACAAAAAGCACCCCGATTGGTGTCTGCATGTCAAAGGGAGAAGGAGGACGCTGGCCAGGAACCAGTTGATCCTGGACCTTTCGCGCCAAGATGTCCGCGAGTATATCATCGAAACGTTCAGCGGCATTTTTTCCCGGGTTCCCGTGTCCTTCGTGAAATGGGACATGAACCGGAACATGACGGAGATCGGTTCCGAAAAATGGCCGGCGGACCGGCAGATGGAAATCGCCCACCGTTATATCCTCGGACTTTATGAAATCCTTGAACGGTTAACATCGGCCTTCCCCCACATCTTGTTCGAAAACTGTTCCAGCGGCGGGGGACGGTTCGACCCGGGAATGCTCTATTACATGCCGCAAACCTGGACCAGCGACAACACCGATGCGGTGGAACGCTTAAAAATCCAATACGGAACGAGCCTCGTTTACCCGATCAGCGCCATCGGGTCCCACGTATCCGCCGTGCCGAACCATCAGGTGGGGCGGGTAACCCCCCTCGCCACCCGCGGTCATGTGGCGATGAGCGGCAATTTCGGTTACGAGCTCGACTTGACGAAATTGAACGAAAAAGAGAAGAAATTGGTGAAAGAACAGGTTGCCCGTTATAAACAGATTCGCAGGCTTGTCCAGCAGGGGGATTTTTACCGGCTTTTAAGCCCCTTTGAAGGAAACGAAACGGCATGGATGTTCGTTTCGGAGGACAAAAAGGAGGCCGTCGTCTTTTATTTCCGGGTTTTATCCGAACCCCATCCTCCCCGGAAACGGCTGCTGCTGAAGGGGCTGGATCCGGACCGGGTGTACCGGCTCGGGGAAAAAGCGGAATACTTTGCCGGCGATCAATTAATGGGTGCCGGCATTCCCCTGCGCTTGCCCCGGGAGGACTTTACCAGCCTCCTATTCAAACTGAGTGCGGCCACTTGA
- the murC gene encoding UDP-N-acetylmuramate--L-alanine ligase, with protein MTVYHFIGIKGSGMSALAQILHDMGFTVQGSDVKKHFFTQDALEKAGIPIYPFNKENIKTGMIAIAGNAFPDTHEEIEEALKIGIPVIRYHHFIGDFIENFTSIAVTGAHGKTSTTGLLAHVLEAAKPVSYLIGDGTGKGNKEAEFFVFEACEYRRHFLAYKPDYCIMTNIDFDHPDYYANIDDVFSAFQELALQVKKGIIACGDDENLQKIQAKVPVLYYGFGEENDFQARNVEKTTEGTRFDVFVRNNFYSSFFIPTFGDHNVLNALAVITFCDYENIDVEIVKKQLATFHGVKRRFTEKKAGSQILVDDYAHHPREILATIDAARQKYPGKKIVAVFQPHTYTRTQALFDEFVESLRKADHVFLCEIFGSARENHGKLSIKDLNAAIEGSQILDEKDPSPLAEFGDSVILFMGAGDIQKYQEAYENYLAEKGILTTASTTE; from the coding sequence ATGACCGTTTATCATTTTATCGGCATCAAAGGTTCCGGAATGAGCGCCCTTGCCCAAATCCTTCACGATATGGGCTTTACCGTCCAGGGTTCGGACGTCAAGAAGCATTTTTTTACCCAGGATGCGTTGGAAAAAGCGGGGATACCCATTTATCCCTTCAATAAAGAAAATATAAAAACGGGAATGATCGCCATCGCCGGGAACGCCTTCCCCGACACCCACGAGGAAATTGAAGAAGCCTTGAAAATCGGCATTCCCGTCATCCGTTATCACCATTTCATCGGCGATTTCATCGAAAATTTTACGAGCATCGCCGTGACGGGAGCCCATGGGAAAACGTCCACGACCGGGCTTCTGGCCCATGTGCTGGAGGCCGCCAAGCCGGTTTCCTATTTGATCGGGGACGGCACGGGAAAAGGGAACAAAGAGGCGGAATTTTTTGTGTTTGAAGCCTGCGAATACCGCCGCCATTTTTTGGCCTATAAGCCCGATTACTGCATCATGACGAATATCGACTTCGACCACCCCGATTATTATGCGAACATCGACGACGTCTTTTCCGCCTTTCAGGAATTGGCGCTGCAGGTGAAGAAGGGAATCATCGCCTGCGGGGACGATGAGAATTTGCAGAAGATCCAGGCGAAGGTGCCCGTCTTGTACTACGGATTCGGGGAAGAAAATGACTTCCAGGCGCGGAATGTGGAGAAAACGACGGAAGGCACCCGTTTCGATGTGTTCGTCCGCAACAACTTTTACTCGTCCTTTTTCATCCCGACCTTCGGGGATCACAACGTGCTCAATGCCTTGGCCGTCATCACCTTCTGCGATTATGAAAACATCGATGTGGAGATCGTGAAGAAACAATTGGCCACTTTCCACGGCGTGAAACGGCGGTTTACCGAAAAAAAGGCCGGGTCGCAAATCCTGGTGGACGATTACGCCCATCATCCGCGGGAAATTTTGGCGACGATCGATGCGGCCAGGCAAAAATATCCGGGGAAAAAGATCGTGGCCGTTTTTCAACCCCATACGTATACGCGGACACAGGCGCTCTTCGACGAATTTGTCGAAAGTTTGCGCAAGGCCGACCATGTGTTTTTATGCGAGATTTTCGGTTCGGCGAGAGAGAATCACGGAAAATTGTCCATCAAAGACTTGAATGCGGCCATCGAAGGCTCGCAAATTCTCGATGAGAAGGATCCTTCGCCCCTGGCGGAATTCGGCGACAGCGTGATTCTGTTTATGGGCGCCGGGGACATTCAAAAATACCAGGAGGCCTATGAAAATTATTTGGCCGAAAAGGGGATCCTGACCACAGCAAGCACAACGGAATAG